A section of the Lutra lutra chromosome 3, mLutLut1.2, whole genome shotgun sequence genome encodes:
- the PDCD1 gene encoding programmed cell death protein 1 isoform X2, whose translation MGTPRAPWPLVWAVLQLGWWPGRLLDSPDRPWSPLTFSPAQLTVHEGDNATFTCSLSSIPKSFVLNWYRMSPRNQTDKLVAFQEDHVQPGPDRRFHITRLPSGRDFHLSIAAARPNDSGTYLCGAIYLPPNTQINESPRAELTVKERILEPPTESPSPPPRLPGQLQALVIGITGVLVGVLLLLLLTWVLATAFPRATRGTCACGSEDEPLEGPCVAPVFTVDYGELDFQWREKTPEPPAPCAPEQTEYATIVFPSMPGSPGRRASANSPQGPQPLSPEHGPCPWPL comes from the exons ATGGGGACCCCACGGGCGCCCTGGCCGCTCGTCTGGGCCGTGCTGCAGCTAGGCTGGTGGCCAGGACGGCTCCTAG ACTCCCCCGACAGGCCCTGGAGCCCCCTCACCTTCTCCCCGGCGCAGCTCACTGTGCACGAGGGGGACAACGCCACCTTCACCTGCAGCCTCTCCAGCATCCCCAAGAGCTTTGTGCTCAACTGGTACCGCATGAGCCCCCGCAACCAGACAGACAAGCTGGTCGCCTTCCAGGAGGACCACGTCCAGCCCGGCCCGGACAGACGCTTCCACATCACACGGCTGCCCAGCGGCCGGGATTTCCACCTGAGCATCGCAGCTGCCAGGCCCAATGACAGCGGCACCTACCTGTGCGGGGCCATCTACCTGCCCCCCAACACGCAGATCAACGAGAGCCCCCGTGCGGAGCTCACCGTGAAGG AAAGAATCCTGGAGCCCCCCACGGAgagccccagccccccacccagaCTCCCTGGCCAGTTACAGGCGTTGGTCATTGGCATCACAGGTGTGCTGGTGGGGgtcctgctcctgctgctgctgaccTGGGTCCTGGCCACTGCCTTCCCCAGGGCCACTAGAG GTACCTGTGCCTGTGGGAGCGAGGACGAGCCCCTG GAGGGCCCCTGTGTGGCACCTGTGTTCACCGTAGACTATGGGGAGCTGGACTTCCAGTGGCGAGAGAAGACGCcggagccccccgccccctgcgCCCCTGAACAGACGGAGTATGCCACAATTGTCTTCCCCAGCATGCCAGGATCCCCGGGCCGCAGGGCCTCAGCCAATAGCCCTCAGGGACCCCAGCCTCTGAGCCCCGAACACGGACCCTGCCCCTGGCCCCTCTGA
- the GAL3ST2 gene encoding galactose-3-O-sulfotransferase 2 isoform X2, with the protein MTSICQCFQAVLLLALTMLLLSGILHMDVGLLIPLLRSQAEGPPIVNVMFLKTHKTASSTVLNILFRFAEMHNLSVALPAGSSFHLGYPWLFLAHYVEGSEPQGLQQRFNIMGNHLRFNLPEVQKVMPNDTFYFSIIRNPVFQLESAFTYYKDYVPAFRDAESLDAFLASPWTYYNQSVGLLNAFARNNMWFDLGFDNDARADDQGYVRARLADVERQFQLVLIAEHFDESMVLLRRALRWRLDDVVAFRLNSRSSRSVAPLTAAGRARAQRWCALDWQLYQHFNRSFWARVHAELGPRLLRSEVARLRARRRELRERCLQDGVAKNQSQIADPQLRPFQSGQADILGYNLRQGLDEQTQRMCERMVTPELQYMARLYALQFPEKQPKRLPFLE; encoded by the exons GTGCTTCCAGGCTGTCCTCCTCCTGGCCCTGACCATGCTCCTGCTGTCTGGCATCCTGCACATGGACGTGGGGCTGCTTATACC TCTGCTCCGGAGCCAGGCCGAGGGGCCGCCCATCGTCAATGTCATGTTCCTCAAGACGCACAAGACGGCCAGCAGCACTGTGCTCAACATCCTCTTCCGCTTCGCTGAGATGCACAACTTGTCCGTGGCCCTGCCCGCTGGCTCCAGCTTCCACCTGGGCTACCCCTGGCTCTTCCTGGCACACTACGTGGAGGGCTCAGAGCCCCAAGGCCTGCAGCAGCGTTTCAACATCATGGGCAACCACCTGAGGTTCAACCTGCCTGAG GTGCAGAAAGTCATGCCCAACGACACTTTCTACTTTTCCATCATCAGAAACCCCGTCTTCCAGCTGGAGTCCGCCTTCACCTACTACAAAGACTACGTCCCTGCATTCAGGGATGCGGAGAGCCTGGATGCCTTCCTGGCCTCCCCGTGGACCTACTACAATCAGAGTGTGGGCCTGCTCAACGCCTTTGCCAGGAACAACATGTGGTTCGACCTGGGCTTCGACAACGACGCACGCGCCGATGACCAGGGCTACGTGCGCGCGCGCCTGGCGGACGTGGAACGGCAATTCCAGCTGGTGCTCATCGCGGAGCACTTCGACGAGTCCATGGTGCTGCTGCGGCGCGCGCTGCGCTGGCGGCTGGACGACGTGGTGGCCTTCCGGCTCAACTCGCGGAGCTCGCGCAGCGTGGCCCCCCTGACGGCTGCGGGGAGGGCGCGCGCGCAGCGCTGGTGCGCCCTGGACTGGCAGCTCTACCAGCACTTCAACCGCAGCTTCTGGGCCCGCGTGCATGCCGAGCTGGGCCCGCGGCTGCTGCGCTCTGAGGTGGCGCGGCTGCGGGCTCGGCGGCGGGAGCTCAGGGAGCGGTGTCTGCAGGACGGCGTGGCCAAGAACCAGTCGCAGATTGCCGACCCCCAGCTGCGCCCCTTCCAGTCGGGCCAGGCGGACATCCTGGGCTACAACCTCAGGCAGGGCCTGGATGAGCAGACACAGCGGATGTGTGAGAGGATGGTCACTCCCGAGCTTCAGTATATGGCCCGCTTGTATGCCCTGCAGTTCCCGGAAAAGCAACCCAAACGCCTTCCCTTCCTGGAGTAG
- the GAL3ST2 gene encoding galactose-3-O-sulfotransferase 2 isoform X1, which yields MPPLPGGTHRCFQAVLLLALTMLLLSGILHMDVGLLIPLLRSQAEGPPIVNVMFLKTHKTASSTVLNILFRFAEMHNLSVALPAGSSFHLGYPWLFLAHYVEGSEPQGLQQRFNIMGNHLRFNLPEVQKVMPNDTFYFSIIRNPVFQLESAFTYYKDYVPAFRDAESLDAFLASPWTYYNQSVGLLNAFARNNMWFDLGFDNDARADDQGYVRARLADVERQFQLVLIAEHFDESMVLLRRALRWRLDDVVAFRLNSRSSRSVAPLTAAGRARAQRWCALDWQLYQHFNRSFWARVHAELGPRLLRSEVARLRARRRELRERCLQDGVAKNQSQIADPQLRPFQSGQADILGYNLRQGLDEQTQRMCERMVTPELQYMARLYALQFPEKQPKRLPFLE from the exons GTGCTTCCAGGCTGTCCTCCTCCTGGCCCTGACCATGCTCCTGCTGTCTGGCATCCTGCACATGGACGTGGGGCTGCTTATACC TCTGCTCCGGAGCCAGGCCGAGGGGCCGCCCATCGTCAATGTCATGTTCCTCAAGACGCACAAGACGGCCAGCAGCACTGTGCTCAACATCCTCTTCCGCTTCGCTGAGATGCACAACTTGTCCGTGGCCCTGCCCGCTGGCTCCAGCTTCCACCTGGGCTACCCCTGGCTCTTCCTGGCACACTACGTGGAGGGCTCAGAGCCCCAAGGCCTGCAGCAGCGTTTCAACATCATGGGCAACCACCTGAGGTTCAACCTGCCTGAG GTGCAGAAAGTCATGCCCAACGACACTTTCTACTTTTCCATCATCAGAAACCCCGTCTTCCAGCTGGAGTCCGCCTTCACCTACTACAAAGACTACGTCCCTGCATTCAGGGATGCGGAGAGCCTGGATGCCTTCCTGGCCTCCCCGTGGACCTACTACAATCAGAGTGTGGGCCTGCTCAACGCCTTTGCCAGGAACAACATGTGGTTCGACCTGGGCTTCGACAACGACGCACGCGCCGATGACCAGGGCTACGTGCGCGCGCGCCTGGCGGACGTGGAACGGCAATTCCAGCTGGTGCTCATCGCGGAGCACTTCGACGAGTCCATGGTGCTGCTGCGGCGCGCGCTGCGCTGGCGGCTGGACGACGTGGTGGCCTTCCGGCTCAACTCGCGGAGCTCGCGCAGCGTGGCCCCCCTGACGGCTGCGGGGAGGGCGCGCGCGCAGCGCTGGTGCGCCCTGGACTGGCAGCTCTACCAGCACTTCAACCGCAGCTTCTGGGCCCGCGTGCATGCCGAGCTGGGCCCGCGGCTGCTGCGCTCTGAGGTGGCGCGGCTGCGGGCTCGGCGGCGGGAGCTCAGGGAGCGGTGTCTGCAGGACGGCGTGGCCAAGAACCAGTCGCAGATTGCCGACCCCCAGCTGCGCCCCTTCCAGTCGGGCCAGGCGGACATCCTGGGCTACAACCTCAGGCAGGGCCTGGATGAGCAGACACAGCGGATGTGTGAGAGGATGGTCACTCCCGAGCTTCAGTATATGGCCCGCTTGTATGCCCTGCAGTTCCCGGAAAAGCAACCCAAACGCCTTCCCTTCCTGGAGTAG
- the PDCD1 gene encoding programmed cell death protein 1 isoform X1, whose translation MGTPRAPWPLVWAVLQLGWWPGRLLDSPDRPWSPLTFSPAQLTVHEGDNATFTCSLSSIPKSFVLNWYRMSPRNQTDKLVAFQEDHVQPGPDRRFHITRLPSGRDFHLSIAAARPNDSGTYLCGAIYLPPNTQINESPRAELTVKERILEPPTESPSPPPRLPGQLQALVIGITGVLVGVLLLLLLTWVLATAFPRATRGTCACGSEDEPLKEGPCVAPVFTVDYGELDFQWREKTPEPPAPCAPEQTEYATIVFPSMPGSPGRRASANSPQGPQPLSPEHGPCPWPL comes from the exons ATGGGGACCCCACGGGCGCCCTGGCCGCTCGTCTGGGCCGTGCTGCAGCTAGGCTGGTGGCCAGGACGGCTCCTAG ACTCCCCCGACAGGCCCTGGAGCCCCCTCACCTTCTCCCCGGCGCAGCTCACTGTGCACGAGGGGGACAACGCCACCTTCACCTGCAGCCTCTCCAGCATCCCCAAGAGCTTTGTGCTCAACTGGTACCGCATGAGCCCCCGCAACCAGACAGACAAGCTGGTCGCCTTCCAGGAGGACCACGTCCAGCCCGGCCCGGACAGACGCTTCCACATCACACGGCTGCCCAGCGGCCGGGATTTCCACCTGAGCATCGCAGCTGCCAGGCCCAATGACAGCGGCACCTACCTGTGCGGGGCCATCTACCTGCCCCCCAACACGCAGATCAACGAGAGCCCCCGTGCGGAGCTCACCGTGAAGG AAAGAATCCTGGAGCCCCCCACGGAgagccccagccccccacccagaCTCCCTGGCCAGTTACAGGCGTTGGTCATTGGCATCACAGGTGTGCTGGTGGGGgtcctgctcctgctgctgctgaccTGGGTCCTGGCCACTGCCTTCCCCAGGGCCACTAGAG GTACCTGTGCCTGTGGGAGCGAGGACGAGCCCCTG AAGGAGGGCCCCTGTGTGGCACCTGTGTTCACCGTAGACTATGGGGAGCTGGACTTCCAGTGGCGAGAGAAGACGCcggagccccccgccccctgcgCCCCTGAACAGACGGAGTATGCCACAATTGTCTTCCCCAGCATGCCAGGATCCCCGGGCCGCAGGGCCTCAGCCAATAGCCCTCAGGGACCCCAGCCTCTGAGCCCCGAACACGGACCCTGCCCCTGGCCCCTCTGA
- the NEU4 gene encoding sialidase-4 — translation MGAPRVPERTVLFQRERSGLTYRVPALLSVPPVPTLLAFAEQRLSPDDAHAHRLVQRSGTLAGGSVRWGALRVLATAALEEHRSMNPCPVHDAHTATIFLFFIAVRGHTPEATQIATGRNAARLCCVTSRDAGRSWGAARDLTEEAVGGAEQDWATFAVGPGHGIQLRSGRLLVPAYTYRVDRRECFGRICRTSPHAFTFYSDDHGRTWHRGGLVPNLRSGECQLAALDGGQAGGLLYCNARSPLGSRVQALSTDEGASFLPGELVPALAETAWGCQGSILGFPGPLHSLRVERWSAGARNHPQSPRLCPGVWQPSEEGITDTQGDQGLSGMEGCRSSPQEPGLGPGLSGTRGTWAPRLPWLPATLFQSPTWLLYSHPVGRRARLHMGIHLSRSPLDPHSWTEPWVIYEGPSGYSDLASIGPTLKGALTFACLYESGARVSYEEISFCMFSLAEVLQNVPVDPKPRSRGGKPQERCRPS, via the exons ATGGGGGCCCCACGTGTCCCCGAGCGGACTGTGCTCTTCCAGCGCGAGAGGAGCGGCCTGACGTACCGTGTGCCCGCGCTGCTGTCTGTGCCCCCTGTGCCCACCCTGCTAGCCTTTGCGGAGCAGCGGCTCAGCCCTGATGATGCCCACGCCCACCGCCTGGTGCAAAGGAGCGGCACGCTGGCTGGGGGCTCCGTGAGG TGGGGTGCCTTGCGCGTGCTGGCGACGGCGGCCTTGGAGGAGCACCGGTCCATGAACCCCTGCCCGGTGCATGACGCCCACACGGCTaccatcttcctcttcttcatcgCGGTGCGGGGCCACACGCCCGAGGCCACGCAGATTGCCACCGGCAGGAACGCCGCTCGCCTCTGCTGCGTGACCAGCCGGGACGCGGGGCGCAGCTGGGGTGCGGCCAGGGACCTCACGGAGGAGGCGGTGGGCGGCGCAGAGCAGG ACTGGGCCACATTTGCCGTCGGCCCGGGCCACGGCATCCAGCTGCGCTCCGGCCGCCTCCTGGTGCCGGCCTATACCTACCGCGTGGACCGGAGGGAATGCTTCGGCAGGATCTGCAGGACCAGCCCCCATGCCTTCACCTTCTACAGTGACGACCACGGTCGCACCTGGCATCGTGGAGGCCTTGTGCCCAACCTTCGCTCGGGCGAGTGCCAGCTGGCTGCGCTGGACGGTGGGCAGGCGGGCGGCCTCCTCTACTGCAACGCCCGGAGTCCCCTGGGCAGCCGCGTGCAGGCACTCAGTACAGATGAGGGtgcctccttcctgcctgggGAGCTCGTGCCGGCACTGGCTGAGACCGCCTGGGGCTGCCAAGGCAGCATCCTGGGCTTCCCTGGCCCGCTCCACTCTCTAAGGGTTGAGAGATGGTCGGCAGGTGCCAGGAACCACCCCCAGTCCCCACGCCTCTGTCCTGGAGTCTGGCAACCCTCAGAGGAGGGTATTACAGACACCCAAGGGGACCAAGGGCTCAGCGGGATGGAGGGATGTAGGTCCAGCCCTCAGGAgcctggcctggggcctgggctcagtgggaccaggggcacctgggcccCAAGACTCCCTTGGCTCCCTGCTACCCTGTTTCAGAGCCCCACCTGGCTCCTGTATTCCCACCCGGTGGGCCGCAGGGCTCGGCTCCACATGGGAATCCATTTGAGCCGGTCCCCGCTGGACCCCCACAGCTGGACGGAGCCCTGGGTGATCTACGAGGGCCCCAGTGGCTACTCTGACCTGGCCTCCATTGGTCCCACTCTCAAGGGAGCCCTGACCTTTGCTTGTTTGTATGAGAGTGGGGCCAGGGTCTCCTACGAGGAGATCTCCTTCTGCATGTTCTCCCTCGCTGAGGTCCTGCAGAATGTGCCGGTGGACCCCAAACCTCGCAGCCGCGGGGGTAAGCCTCAGGAGCGCTGCCGGCCTTCCTGA